The Coffea eugenioides isolate CCC68of chromosome 8, Ceug_1.0, whole genome shotgun sequence genome has a segment encoding these proteins:
- the LOC113779213 gene encoding pentatricopeptide repeat-containing protein At5g41170, mitochondrial-like — protein MGLCLFSKKSYLDLIFSGLFELRSFKRPVIVKASSFTKLYRGASALLLLDDYDSGSNSDSSLVVNEVAVPEKRLHTCDGLQLLSIVVRVIKSLNWRAAREMRFRESVEKYGFPFSIDAFRMTVHVFGFARMPMEMHGLLRDVLYYYQDVGYDMFELLPSMLELLNDAETSAVLVDVLIKLFAANSMLENAVDVFFQAQNIGVQPGIRSSNFLLKCLVEGSRRQELSTLFEEMKNSGPSPSVYTYTILMNFYCNEQYAQDKVDMQQATSILEEMDNNGIEPSVVTYSTYIHGLCRVGYAVLALKLIQDLKHNNQPLNVYCYNAVMHAICRNGKPDEAMGLLGEMRSYGITPDVYSYSILIDGFCECGEIEKGLTLFEEMESPEVNIKPSLVTYSSLLKGLSGIGLMEASVDMFHRLGSYGYKYDQHAYSILISGYLMQGNLDSAHELLEEMIRTNLTPCAIDYKNLINGFCRIGSIDKALQLFNTVKDSGVRPNTLTVNDIVSGYCMEGDIREALEFLEEMTDQGINPNIYSYSIIINRLCKEGKSEYALELIPMMLKRNILPNVVVYSTLVDGFAKQEKLEKALMLYTRMIKFGVTPNTITFTILINVLFTMGKVKEAYNLFEKMILNGLDPDRICYTSIIAGLCKIGYVKIGLKLFEEMLQKGHMPSVVTYTCLIDGFCKQNRMDIATMLVDKMRRRNMSPDVVTYDVIIHGYIRKGQVHKLHYLFDEMRKEGIVPDDIMCKTLGLIGCR, from the coding sequence ATGGGTCTGTgcttattttcaaaaaaatcttACCTTGACTTGATTTTCTCTGGTTTATTCGAATTGAGGTCATTTAAGAGGCCTGTTATTGTTAAAGCTAGCAGCTTTACTAAACTGTATAGAGGTGCTTCTGCTCTTCTGCTTCTAGATGATTATGATTCTGGCTCAAATAGTGATAGCTCTTTAGTAGTGAATGAAGTAGCTGTTCCAGAAAAAAGGCTGCATACATGTGACGGGCTCCAGTTGCTTTCCATTGTGGTTAGAGTTATAAAGTCGTTGAACTGGCGAGCTGCAAGAGAGATGAGGTTCAGAGAATCCGTAGAGAAGTATGGTTTTCCATTTTCTATTGACGCCTTTAGGATGACAGTGCATGTATTTGGGTTTGCTCGAATGCCAATGGAAATGCATGGTTTGCTTAGGGATGTTTTATATTATTATCAAGATGTCGGTTATGATATGTTTGAGTTGCTTCCAAGTATGTTAGAATTGCTCAATGATGCGGAAACCTCGGCTGTTCTTGTTGATGTCCTTATAAAGCTTTTTGCTGCCAATTCTATGCTTGAAAATGCAGTTGACGTGTTTTTCCAGGCTCAGAACATTGGCGTTCAGCCTGGTATACGGTCATCTAATTTCTTGCTTAAGTGCTTGGTAGAAGGGAGTAGAAGGCAAGAACTTTCAACTTTATTTGAGGAAATGAAGAACTCTGGGCCATCTCCTTCTGTCTATACGTATACAATTCTGATGAATTTCTACTGTAATGAGCAATACGCACAAGACAAGGTGGATATGCAACAAGCCACTTCAATTCTTGAAGAAATGGATAATAATGGTATTGAGCCATCTGTTGTAACATACAGTACATATATTCATGGACTTTGTAGAGTTGGATATGCTGTTTTAGCCTTGAAGCTTATCCAGGACTTGAAGCATAATAACCAGCCCCTCAATGTTTACTGCTACAATGCTGTAATGCATGCAATTTGTAGAAATGGTAAACCAGATGAAGCTATGGGACTTTTGGGAGAAATGAGGAGTTATGGAATCACACCCGACGTTTATAGCTACAGCATTCTAATTGATGGGTTCTGTGAATGTGGAGAGATTGAGAAAGGTCTTACTTTATTTGAGGAGATGGAGAGCCCTGAAGTAAATATAAAACCATCTCTTGTTACCTATAGCTCACTCTTAAAAGGACTATCTGGGATTGGACTGATGGAAGCCTCAGTTGACATGTTCCATAGGCTTGGAAGTTATGGATACAAATATGACCAGCATGCATACAGCATCCTAATAAGTGGATATCTTATGCAGGGCAATTTGGATTCTGCCCATGAACTCCTGGAGGAGATGATCAGAACTAATTTGACTCCTTGTGCTATAGATTATAAAAACTTGATCAATGGTTTCTGCAGGATTGGTTCAATTGATAAGGCCTTGCAGTTGTTCAATACTGTGAAAGACTCAGGAGTACGGCCTAATACTTTAACTGTCAATGACATTGTAAGTGGGTACTGCATGGAAGGAGATATCAGGGaagctttggaatttcttgaagaaatgacGGACCAAGGCATCAACCCCAACATTTATAGTTACAGTATAATAATAAATAGGCTGTGCAAGGAAGGAAAATCTGAATATGCGTTGGAGCTTATCCCTATGATGCTTAAAAGGAATATATTACCAAATGTTGTAGTTTATAGCACTCTCGTAGATGGTTTTGCTAAACAGGAAAAGTTGGAGAAGGCCTTAATGTTGTATACAAGAATGATAAAGTTTGGTGTTACTCCCAACACAATCACTTTTACTATCCTCATAAATGTATTATTCACCATGGGTAAAGTGAAAGAGGCGTATAATTTGTTTGAAAAGATGATTTTGAATGGCCTGGATCCTGATAGGATATGTTACACATCAATTATAGCTGGATTGTGTAAGATTGGATATGTGAAGATCGGTTTGAAGTTGTTTGAAGAAATGCTGCAGAAAGGCCATATGCCTTCAGTTGTTACTTATACTTGTTTAATTGATGGTTTTTGCAAACAAAATCGAATGGATATTGCAACCATGTTGGTGGATAAAATGAGAAGACGCAACATGTCTCCTGATGTGGTGACTTATGATGTTATTATTCATGGATACATTAGGAAGGGACAAGTGCACAAACTTCATTATTTATTTGACGAAATGAGAAAGGAAGGCATTGTTCCTGATGATATTATGTGTAAAACACTAGGGCTAATCGGCTGTAGATAA
- the LOC113780025 gene encoding class V chitinase-like yields the protein MLPPSSIPTSYFTLLFYAFAVPDATFHRRNATAKDPSSPLGGGAASPCTFYNMVSNPGIRGAVTQSTVDAARKYGLDGLDLDWEFPNNRQDMTNLAILFKEFLLAELPYAYPGSAIRKYVDSLNPMCSDCHGTWNTAVTGAHALVYDKNGVPLPKQVMGMPAYGRTWQLKGPNDHGIGAPAVRVGPGNGGIMAYKDIVDFNLANKATTVVYDHTTVSTYSYTGTNWIGYDDTRSIKNKIRFAKAQGLGG from the exons ATGCTCCCTCCATCAAGCATACCAACTTCGTATTTCACTCTCCTCTTCTACGCCTTTGCCGTACCTGACGCCACATTCCATAGAAGAAATGCAACAGCAAAAGACCCTTCCAGTCCATTAGGGGGAGGAGCAGCAAGTCCTTGCACTTTCTACAACATGGTAAGCAATCCAGGAATTCGCGGTGCAGTCACTCAGTCTACCGTAGATGCAGCTAGAAAGTATGGGCTTGATGGTCTTGATCTTGATTGGGAATTTCCAAACAACAGACAAGACATGACAAACCTTGCAATACTCTTCAAGGA ATTCTTGTTAGCTGAATTGCCATATGCCTATCCTGGTTCTGCCATTAGGAAATATGTTGATTCTCTGAATCCCATGTGCTCTGACTGCCATGGTACTTGGAACACTGCAGTAACTGGGGCTCATGCGCTGGTCTATGACAAG AATGGTGttcccttgccaaagcaagtcaTGGGCATGCCAGCATATGGCAGGACATGGCAATTAAAGGGCCCAAACGATCATGGCATTGGAGCTCCCGCTGTGAGAGTTGGTCCTGGAAATGGAGGTATTATGGCATATAAAGATATAGTGGACTTCAATTTAGCAAACAAAGCTACTACCGTGGTATATGATCACACAACAGTATCAACCTATTCGTATACTGGAACCAACTGGATCGGATATGATGATACCAGATcaatcaaaaataaaatcagGTTTGCCAAGGCTCAGGGTCTTGGTGGGTAA